The following nucleotide sequence is from Diospyros lotus cultivar Yz01 chromosome 3, ASM1463336v1, whole genome shotgun sequence.
TTTTACTAGTGTTTgtgtatctttttttttttttttttttctatataccCCTTGCACCCCTTTGTTAAAagcttctttttgttttttcctttgcCCTTGTCAAGAGAGTAGGATGAAACGGAGAAAGATGAGTGTGCTGTGTAAGAATGGCCGCCACAATCATCTGGGAACTTTGATGCATCCATGCCGAACGAGTCAgtgcgtgcgtgtgtgtatacatacatacatgtatatatatatagatggaaTTGGCTTGGcatgataaaaatttaagagCGGTCAACAACCCAATTCCAAATGAACAATCTGATCTGAGTTTGGTGCTGAGTTAGTTGGCCCTTTTATGGCATCGCCTGGTGGGTCTGGCGTAGCCGAAGCTTCCACAATGAAGAAGCTCGGCAGCCAGAAAATGAATAGCATGGCAGGGCCAGCAGATAATCACGAGAAAGAGTTAGCCCAGCAGTAGCCGGAGCAGCAAGTAAAGATCACGCAACTGGGCCTGGGGACCAAGTGATCAATGCTTCGGCGGTGCCGGCGCCGGCGGCAGCTCTGCAATGATGCCCAAGAAGATCCACACTGAAGCTGCCGGCCGGAGCTTCTGATGAAAAAGGGGGAGCAGTAAGTACTACAGGCAGGGACCAGGGCCCTGGCATATGAACATAACGTTCAGGATTCACTGAATTTTTCGAactctaataaaatttttaataaattttaatatttaatattatacatTCCTCATCTACTCTCAAATAATTTGAGCTAGCTAGATATTAGTTGTATTATTATTCTTGTTAATGCTCCTAAtgtattatacatttatattaatgtaatataaaatataaaatataatatattaatatataaatattataaaaataataattaaatatttaaataatatttttgcaaTTTCAGAGCCTAATCAAATTACTAaaatctcctctctctctctctctctctctctctctctctctctctgttgcaCAGATATGATTCCATGAGCTTTCTGGGCCACCTTCCATTTTGGTCCTCTAACTTTGAACCCCACCTAGAAAGTGAAAATAATGCAGACACCgacaaaaatactatttttaaattctttttcctttttatgcaATACTATTTTTGAATTTCGAGTGGTGATATTAATATAACTACAAATATTATTAgcacattaaatataaataaaaatacataaatattattaaaagttatatataatacaaaataagtaataattttaaaagtatttatatctttttatttttatttggtataaataatatttttttgagcATGTTAATATCATTATACACCAAATACTATACGGGTGTTTTAATAGGATATTTTAGttagtttaaaataaattatatatatatttgatgtcTCATTATGTTATGTAATACTTATAAAATTATAGCCAAAAAATAACTATATGAAATTGggcaagaaaataaataataaatacaaaaatttcgtGTCTTAATCATAATATGTGATTTAGAGAGAgtcaaaacaattttattatgaaaaaattgaaacaatataCAACCAATTAAATCTTATAAATCCAAAAATCCTATCACACCTAATTAATTACCCTCTCTCTTAAAGAAAATTGTTTAATAAAGATGTAATATAGTAATTATCCATTTAAAGTTATTAATACAACGAGAGTGAAGCCCTTTGCGATCACCACAACTCTCAAATTTTTTGAGTTGGGTCAAATTCTAACGAGGGATTTATTTTTGAAGACCAAGATATATTTCGACAAAAACTTAGCTATTAAATATTGTTAATTCATCAAACTTAATACAATTCATGgtgtaaaaatatcattttgtatggatttctacaaaaaaaaaaataataataataattgtatatcaATATAATAATTCTAAACAAGATGAGCTATAATATGTTTGTACATATGAACCATAAAAATCAGATAAAAGCCATATCTCAttatatttctttctctccaCAAAATCTCTCTTAGTAATTATACAAAATTAGGGTTGTTTTAAACACCCATAATAACCATCTTCAATCTACTGGTTGATCACATCACAGCTCTCTCTGCATCCGAAGCTTTTATTAGTTACTCACCTGTTTGAAATGGGGTTTGGCCCGCTTGGAACTGCATGAGCAGCACCTTCGAACTCTCTGCGACTtggagttgaagaagaagaagaagaagaagtctgcGGTTTTAGGGTTTTCGTGAGGTGGGAATTCGTTGAAGATGCAGCAGGTGAAGAAGCATGGGAATACTGGAGCCTCCGGGTGGCGGCCATGGAAGGTGGGTTTGGAGGAATTTCAGAGTGGACGAGGACGAGGAAGACGATGAAGAGAAGGCCGAGAAAGACAAGGTAAAGGTTCGATGAGTTGATGGAGATTTGATCAGAGGTTGATGTCGACGACGATGATGTTCTGAATGTTGCCATGCAAACTGGAATAAGAAACCACCCCCCCAATTGCCCACCAGAGATCAATATCCATGAACCACCAAGGCCAGGGCGATCGATCGAGCaagcgagcgagcgagcgagggagagagagatctgTTTGAGCAAAAGTGGACGTTGGGAAAGAGATTTTAAAGCTCAATAAACcttaaaagaagaataagaactACTAGTGGGGGTGTAAAATGAAATTTTCGTATTCTTACTTGGATTTACCAAAATGGCCTTGAAATGATGTTTGATTTGGAACTAAGGATGGACTTGTCTTGAAATATGACTTTCTAGGTTTTACAATAAAGTAAATGTATTCTTGTACTATTgcaataaaatttatctaaaaatgaataaaaactaaattataacaTTCAAACATCGTTATAATATAGTAACATAttcaaagaaaatgatatcatgcatatatatgaaGAGAGTTTTAAGTTCGAATGCCAGTCTATTTGTGTTACGATTGTGctttttttaggttttttcttATATTGATTGCCCTAACAATTCTTTGAATCTAAGTTTGTCTGAATTAGTTCTTCTTGCAAAATTAAAGGAAGACGAGGCCTAGTGCcctatagattctcctatgTTCAAGTCACTCATTATACTCCAAAATGATATAGTAGTGATGTAATATATACAtgataaatgttatatttagtttttggtAGATCACACATTTATATAGACAAGTTAAAAGATCAATATAGTTTAAGATAATATCACATAAATGGTCGAATTTCATCTTCTAGGTAAATTGGATGAGTTAGTTATGGGTGTGGGCGGCTTTTCGTTGATACCCTTTTTTTGGATAGTCTTATGTCAATTTTTTCGAGTAAATCCAATCCTTTCAAACCTCTTCTTGTTAAGCCTTCAAATTAAACTTAGTCTACTTTgggtttaaaattttattgccAAAAATTTGAGATCtcatcatcaatatatatatatgtatatataatcaTCAATAAGTCACAAAATCttcaatatacaaatttaaatttgtacgTATGAAACATTTTTTTGCATTACTAGTCAACTTGTATTGGTAATGTCCAAAAGAAAGGGCAATGCAGACATTTCCTCTTGACTGTATAGAATGAATATTAAAAGGATGAAGCTTCAccgaaaaagttaaaaaaaaaaggaa
It contains:
- the LOC127797895 gene encoding CLAVATA3/ESR (CLE)-related protein 41-like; translation: MATFRTSSSSTSTSDQISINSSNLYLVFLGLLFIVFLVLVHSEIPPNPPSMAATRRLQYSHASSPAASSTNSHLTKTLKPQTSSSSSSSTPSRREFEGAAHAVPSGPNPISNR